Proteins from a genomic interval of Rosa chinensis cultivar Old Blush chromosome 2, RchiOBHm-V2, whole genome shotgun sequence:
- the LOC112184654 gene encoding uncharacterized protein LOC112184654: MLLSKDHPNFRWNNNDNVVWPIQGVYNTPPGFQVPRQQAYQQALSKSLEDMLKDMALHTSTFMQETKAQFKEQGQSIKNLERQVGQLASNMQNRPPDTLPSTTVPNPKGESVAELHAMTLRSGKQLEEPIRAIEKFMNSKKEQHEKDILETFRKVQVNIPFLDAIKQVPKYAKFLKELCTNKRRYKDKETVALSEEASTVLLRKLPPKLKDPGRFTIPCTIGERRFEKALLDLGASINLMPYTVYETLKLGELKDTQVTIQLADCSIAFPKGIVEDVLVQVGELIFPADFFILEMEPEPMPYDLPPILGRPFMRTARTKIDVYEGTSTMEFDGDIICFKSFEAMRYPNDVHTCFSIDAFDYLLQDTFNASVGEDKLKSTLELGLEQNDFQLVEGDTSTGQMQGKDTNPRVSNDVVWNHEHMETVAALEAHPQVQGKPSNFISLPISDAKLVPSVIQAPKVELKPLPDHLKYAYLGDNETLPVIIASNLSAHEEVKLVRVLREHMKAIAWSIADIKGLVHPCACITFTLRRIQNLQGKLKDD, from the exons atgctcctatcaaaggaTCACCCTAACTTCCGTTGGAACAACAATGATAACGTGGTTTGGCCTATTCAAGGTGTCTATAACACGCCACCTGGTTTCCAAGTCCCTAGACAACAAGCATATCAACAAGCTTTAAGCAAATCATTGGAGGATATGCTCAAGGACATGGCACTTCATACCTCTACATTCATGCAAGAGACCAAGGCTCAATTTAAGGAGCAAGGGCAATCAATCAAGAACTTAGAGAGACAAGTTGGGCAACTTGCAAGTAATATGCAAAATAGGCCTCCCGACACTCTTCCAAGCACAACTGTGCCTAATCCTAAGGGTGAGAGTGTTGCGGAGCTCCATGCCATGACTTTGAGAAGTGGAAAGCAATTGGAGGAACCAATAAGAGCCATAGAGAA GTTCATGAACTCAAAGAAGGAGCAACATGAGAAAGACATCTTGGAAACCTTTCGGAAAGTCCAAGTGAACATCCCTTTTTTGGATGCCATCAAACAAGTGCCCAAATATGCTAAGTTTCTCAAGGAGTTGTGTACTAACAAGAGGAGGTATAAAGATAAGGAAACCGTGGCCCTTAGTGAGGAAGCCTCAACGGTACTTTTGAGAAAATTGCCTCCTAAGTTGAAGGATCCTGGAAGATTCACCATCCCTTGCACAATTGGGGAACGCAGGTTTGAAAAAGCTTTACTTGATTTAGGAGCTTCTATTAATCTAATGCCCTATACTGTGTATGAAACTCTTAAGTTAGGTGAGCTCAAGGATACTCAAGTCACCATTCAACTAGCGGATTGTTCTATAGCCTTTCCTAAGGGCATAGTTGAAGATGTCTTGGTGCAAGTGGGAGAGTTGATCTTTCCAGCGGATTTCTTTATCTTGGAGATGGAGCCTGAGCCTATGCCATATGACCTTCCTCCCATTCTTGGTCGCCCATTCATGAGAACTGCACGAACAAAGATTGATGTCTATGAGGGGACCTCAACAATGGAGTTTGATGGCGACATTATATGCTTCAAAAGCTTTGAGGCCATGAGGTATCCGAATGATGTTCATACTTGTTTTTCCATAGATGCCTTTGATTATCTTTTGCAGGATACTTTTAATGCAAGTGTGGGGGAGGATAAACTCAAGAGCACATTAGAATTAGGATTGGAGCAAAACGACTTTCAACTAGTCGAAGGTGATACTTCAACTGGACAAATGCAGGGGAAAGACACAAATCCAAGGGTCTCCAATGATGTAGTTTGGAACCATGAACACATGGAAACAGTCGCTGCACTTGAGGCACACCCTCAAGTACAAGGTAAGCCTTCTAACTTTATTTCCCTTCCAATTTCAGATGCAAAACTTGTACCTTCTGTGATTCAGGCACCCAAAGTAGAGCTTAAACCATTGCCGGATCATCTCAAGTATGCTTATTTGGGAGATAATGAGACATTGCCGGTTATTATTGCTTCTAACCTTTCGGCACATGAGGAGGTAAAGCTTGTCCGAGTTCTTAGAGAGCACATGAAAGCCATAGCTTGGAGCATTGCAGACATTAAGGGATTAGTCCATCCATGTGCATGTATCACATTCACCTTGAGGAGGATTCAAAACCTTCAAGGGAAGCTCAAAGACGATTGA